In Brevinematia bacterium, a genomic segment contains:
- a CDS encoding ATP-binding protein — protein sequence MSKTSIFLIPTSNTLKKLNCWLTTTSSFHTNFCESKNSLIFSGKTKFEVDLSSSSIRIDLNAGIFSFIVVSKGKVIFGERKRDVTFVSDFERVILIEDFKLSNEFRKKFYSISDVTDSQKLLEDLRKLVGDRGITIIFRKNFYFFHEVCFLPAKGNNVDNYLSLLLSKMTDFSEDDIWKTKTVLYEVFDNAIEHGSKFDENKMIKVETLISNNGLHIIVSDQGEGFDISGINFSLNPEKPTGRGLTMIKMLSDIFAVEDKGKTTNIFIARSNSLYIPYIF from the coding sequence GTGAGCAAAACTAGTATATTCCTAATACCAACTTCAAATACTCTGAAGAAGCTTAACTGTTGGTTAACTACCACATCTAGTTTCCACACAAACTTTTGTGAAAGCAAAAATTCACTAATATTCAGTGGTAAAACTAAATTTGAAGTAGATCTTAGTTCTTCCTCCATCAGGATAGATCTGAATGCAGGTATTTTTTCTTTCATAGTTGTATCCAAAGGAAAAGTAATATTTGGGGAGAGAAAAAGAGATGTTACTTTTGTATCAGACTTTGAAAGAGTTATCCTAATTGAAGATTTTAAGCTTTCAAATGAGTTTAGAAAGAAGTTTTACTCTATTTCAGACGTCACCGATTCTCAGAAGCTGTTGGAAGATCTTAGGAAACTAGTAGGTGACAGAGGAATAACCATAATTTTTAGAAAAAATTTTTATTTTTTTCATGAGGTTTGCTTTTTACCAGCAAAAGGTAACAATGTTGATAACTACCTGTCTTTACTACTTAGCAAAATGACAGATTTCTCTGAAGATGATATATGGAAGACCAAGACGGTGCTTTATGAGGTATTTGATAATGCGATAGAACATGGAAGCAAGTTTGATGAAAACAAAATGATAAAGGTTGAAACCTTGATCAGCAACAATGGGCTACATATCATTGTATCTGATCAAGGCGAGGGATTTGATATATCCGGAATAAACTTCAGTCTAAATCCTGAGAAACCTACAGGTCGTGGACTAACAATGATAAAGATGTTATCGGATATCTTTGCGGTAGAAGATAAGGGTAAGACAACAAATATCTTCATAGCTAGATCTAACTCTCTATATATTCCCTATATTTTCTAG